The Theileria orientalis strain Shintoku DNA, chromosome 3, complete genome genome window below encodes:
- a CDS encoding cysteine proteinase — MSKEVTGDNANCGSDLPNSLEGDLKLGDYHKYMSTHYGLDKTLILELTLDVLEYNNVSSSPNRNNWLSLAVKSDGEAVGKWTAVYDQGFKIDLHEGTTILTYFYFEEIEDKRYATNTNKSSIGWASKKVGNGFRHFCSYAERVNPPKNQVFNTVDLTENGFEKFGREVVRIMTNGSKRFRPVGGKEWSESENNYFCKCPNRRASSTPGEKLPKNFSWDRFDNIPLVDQKKCGGCYTIASLFVLQSRFMIAVGKLLHNPNQEKDARLLHLEKLLNDNKFDINQSLSCTPFNQGCSGGYPLNTGMYANLYGLVLNGDSVDDIRDNVRCSSSEDTVRLYARDYDYVGGCYECTQCSGEELIMREIYENGPVVAGLDGGYIRHYRDGVVDPPETELRTHQGMCEFPTNQFLSGFEYTTHAVAIIGWGESDGFKYWLVRNSWGKDWGDKGFFKLTRGRNAFGVESEAVFLDPDLDRFLNNTKDQPISNHKSNSL; from the exons CTGAGCAAGGAAGTCACGGGGGATAACGCAAACTGTGGTTCGGATCTTCCTAATTCCTTAGAGGGTGACCTGAAGCTTGGGGATTATCACAAGTACATGAGCACACACTACG GGCTTGACAAAACGCTGATTTTGGAGCTTACTCTAGACGTCTTGGAATATAACAATGTTTCAAGCTCTCCAAATAGAAATAACTGGCTCTCGCTGGCTGTTAAGTCAGACGGTGAGGCAGTAGGCAAATGGACTGCAGTGTACGATCAAG gctttaaaattgatttacATGAAGGCACAACCATTCTGACCTATTTCTATTTCGAGGAGATCGAGGACAAGAGATATGCTACCAACACTAACAAGAGTTCTATCG GATGGGCCAGCAAGAAAGTCGGAAATGGCTTTAGGCATTTCTGCTCCTACGCTGAAAGGGTTAACCCGCCCAAAAATCAGGTGTTCAACACCGTGGACTTGACGGAGAACGGTTTCGAAAAGTTCGGCAGGGAAGTGGTCAGAATAATGACAAACGGTTCCAAAAGGTTCAGACCAGTGGGCGGAAAGGAGTGGAGTGAGTCGGAGAACAACTACTTTTGCAAGTGCCCGAACAGGCGCGCCTCGAGCACGCCCGGGGAGAAACTACCCAAGAATTTTAGCTGGGACAGGTTCGATAACATCCCATTGGTGGACCAGAAGAAGTGCGGAGGCTGCTACACCATAGCCTCGCTCTTCGTCCTGCAGAGCAGGTTCATGATCGCCGTCGGGAAGCTGTTGCATAACCCAAACCAGGAGAAGGACGCGAGGCTGTTGCACCTGGAAAAGCTGTTGAACGACAACAAGTTCGACATCAACCAGTCGCTGAGCTGCACACCCTTCAACCAGGGGTGCTCCGGCGGATATCCGCTCAACACGGGCATGTACGCGAACCTGTACGGCCTCGTGCTGAACGGCGACAGCGTGGACGATATCAGGGATAACGTCCGCTGCTCCTCCAGCGAGGACACCGTGAGGCTGTACGCAAGGGACTACGACTACGTCGGCGGCTGCTACGAGTGCACTCAGTGCTCCGGGGAGGAGCTGATCATGCGGGAGATTTACGAAAACGGGCCCGTGGTGGCCGGCTTGGACGGAGGCTACATCAGGCACTACAGGGACGGCGTAGTGGACCCTCCGGAGACTGAGCTGAGAACCCACCAGGGAATGTGCGAATTTCCCACCAACCAGTTTTTGAGTGGCTTTGAGTACACTACCCACGCAGTGGCCATCATAGGCTGGGGAGAGTCAGACG GCTTCAAGTACTGGCTCGTTCGCAACAGCTGGGGAAAGGACTGGGGAGACAAGGGGTTTTTCAAGCTCA
- a CDS encoding mitochondrial carrier protein, with product MSNEVDRWKNKKKHSFVACGLLSGVITKTICAPFDRIRLLYQVQPMFGQYRNDSFQNNRKYKGVLRTAQKIFNEEGFRGLWRGNLANTIRGGICYATKFGMNDTTREYLKTNSMLQTWLRKRTFASSNHVRAESQNEVLVSLMAGATAGLVQKSLTYPLDLLSVRMALGVNTKHLSTSTYTGTHCSLEIDNGLTAVDNTIGTSINGD from the coding sequence ATGTCAAATGAAGTTGATAGGTGGAAGAATAAGAAGAAGCACTCCTTTGTAGCTTGCGGCTTGCTCTCTGGAGTTATCACGAAGACGATATGTGCGCCGTTCGACCGAATTCGTCTTCTATACCAAGTTCAGCCAATGTTTGGCCAATATCGCAACGATTCGTTCCAAAATAACAGGAAGTATAAGGGAGTTTTGAGAACAgcacaaaaaatatttaacgaGGAAGGTTTCCGGGGGCTGTGGAGAGGGAACCTGGCGAACACGATAAGGGGCGGCATATGCTACGCAACGAAGTTCGGCATGAACGACACGACGAGAGAATACCTTAAAACTAACTCGATGCTGCAAACGTGGCTGCGCAAACGCACATTCGCGTCCTCGAACCATGTGAGAGCGGAATCTCAGAACGAAGTGCTGGTTTCACTTATGGCAGGCGCGACGGCCGGCCTGGTTCAGAAGAGTTTGACGTACCCGTTGGACCTATTGAGTGTAAGAATGGCGCTGGGAGTAAACACCAAGCACCTGTCAACATCGACATACACAGGTACGCATTGTAGTTTAGAAATAGATAACGGCTTAACAGCAGTAGATAATACCATTGGTACCAGTATAAACGGCGATTGA